A genomic segment from Corylus avellana chromosome ca5, CavTom2PMs-1.0 encodes:
- the LOC132182450 gene encoding protein JASON-like isoform X1, translating into MISSLLKRELASACRSVVWFLESSVSKGMGCFFACFRIRDDRHRPRPHLASRSASRPNPTEVVIPQNRLSSLFIAEENEDSRCNDGEDFSFRSPQNRKELKDEARFLKACGTLVETPAEIRKASLKGSTTYDRDSEPPKFHSWLPNTSIKKIQLDNQPDQPPTPIKLCEDWGKESASQELTPSSCISSVKVHANQSENATSVSPLVSTTAVQCRNKSVRFECEYDVSSSRSSSENVSHNPKKSESPDNRSVTKPEPYPTPLKLSDEMQTPGTVFPTNLEKLPYGKARIRSQYVYSGFNPVESDSQLKVLKEENSNSHQFSDDLRESLELLETATPRSEGGVNETSSGKELKAEASQSAWLKPQLSTQDENSKLFDSGATRRPHFGRTPGDRPIIGIVAAHWNDDEPSHISPKWWDGNGIPNSTNKYKEDQKVSWHATPFEERLEKALSEESNISQRKDIYGKPIAFDENEENDTALSQLQSSAHPKSVVSF; encoded by the exons ATGATAAGCTCACTGCTGAAGCGTGAATTGGCGTCGGCGTGCAGATCGGTGGTGTGGTTCTTGGAGAGTTCGGTTTCCAAAGGCATGGGTTGCTTCTTCGCTTGCTTCAGGATCAGAGACGATCGCCACCGCCCTCGGCCCCACCTCGCCTCCCGTTCAGCTTCCCGCCCTAACCCCACT GAAGTTGTGATACCTCAAAATCGTTTGTCATCTCTTTTTATAGCTGAAG agaATGAAGATTCTCGGTGCAATGATGGGGAGGATTTTAGTTTCAGATCCCCACAAAATCGCAAGGAGCTCAAGGATGAG GCCAGGTTTCTTAAAGCTTGTGGTACCTTAGTGGAGACGCCTGCTGAAATTCGGAAAGCATCCTTGAAAGGTTCAACTACTTATGATAGAGATTCAGAGCCTCCAAAATTCCATTCATGGCTTCCCAACACATCTATCAAGAAAATTCAGTTGGACAATCAACCTGATCAGCCTCCCACTCCTATCAAACTTTGTGAAGACTGGGGAAAGGAATCTGCTTCGCAAGAGCTGACACCTAGCAG CTGTATATCCAGCGTCAAGGTTCATGCTAATCAGTCAGAAAACGCAACATCAGTTTCACCTTTGGTTTCAACCACAGCCGTTCAGTGCAGGAACAAGTCTGTGCGCTTTGAATGTGAGTATGATGTATCTTCCTCTAGAAGTTCATCTGAAAATGTTAGCCATAATCCAAAGAAATCTGAATCACCGGATAATCGGAGTGTGACAAAGCCAGAACCTTATCCAACCCCACTTAAGCTATCTGATGAGATGCAAACACCTGGAACTGTTTTCCCCACAAACTTAGAAAAGTTACCATATGGGAAGGCTCGAATCAGGTCTCAGTATGTGTATTCAGGTTTCAATCCAGTTGAGAGTGACTCTCAGTTGAAGGTATTGAAGGAAGAAAATTCTAACTCTCATCAATTTTCAGATGATTTGAGAGAATCTCTTGAGTTGCTTGAAACTGCAACTCCTAGGTCAGAAGGTGGGGTAAATGAAACTTCATCTGGGAAAGAGTTGAAGGCAGAAGCAAGCCAGTCTGCTTGGCTGAAGCCACAGCTCTCTACTCAGGATGAGAACAGTAAACTTTTTGACTCTGGTGCCACCAGAAGACCTCATTTTGGTAGAACTCCTGGGGACAGGCCTATAATTGGGATTGTTGCTGCTCACTGGAATGATGATGAGCCTTCTCATATTTCGCCTAAGTGGTGGGATGGGAATGGAATACCAAATTCGACCAATAAATACAAAGAG GATCAGAAAGTAAGTTGGCATGCTACACCATTTGAGGAGAGGTTAGAAAAGGCTTTGTCTGAAGAGAGCAACATCTCCCAAAG GAAGGATATATATGGGAAACCAATAGCTTTCGATGAGAACGAGGAAAATGATACTGCTCTTTCTCAGTTGCAATCTTCAGCCCATCCTAAGTCAGTGGTTTCATTTTAA
- the LOC132182450 gene encoding protein JASON-like isoform X2: protein MISSLLKRELASACRSVVWFLESSVSKGMGCFFACFRIRDDRHRPRPHLASRSASRPNPTEVVIPQNRLSSLFIAEENEDSRCNDGEDFSFRSPQNRKELKDEARFLKACGTLVETPAEIRKASLKGSTTYDRDSEPPKFHSWLPNTSIKKIQLDNQPDQPPTPIKLCEDWGKESASQELTPSSCISSVKVHANQSENATSVSPLVSTTAVQCRNKSVRFEYDLRESLELLETATPRSEGGVNETSSGKELKAEASQSAWLKPQLSTQDENSKLFDSGATRRPHFGRTPGDRPIIGIVAAHWNDDEPSHISPKWWDGNGIPNSTNKYKEDQKVSWHATPFEERLEKALSEESNISQRKDIYGKPIAFDENEENDTALSQLQSSAHPKSVVSF, encoded by the exons ATGATAAGCTCACTGCTGAAGCGTGAATTGGCGTCGGCGTGCAGATCGGTGGTGTGGTTCTTGGAGAGTTCGGTTTCCAAAGGCATGGGTTGCTTCTTCGCTTGCTTCAGGATCAGAGACGATCGCCACCGCCCTCGGCCCCACCTCGCCTCCCGTTCAGCTTCCCGCCCTAACCCCACT GAAGTTGTGATACCTCAAAATCGTTTGTCATCTCTTTTTATAGCTGAAG agaATGAAGATTCTCGGTGCAATGATGGGGAGGATTTTAGTTTCAGATCCCCACAAAATCGCAAGGAGCTCAAGGATGAG GCCAGGTTTCTTAAAGCTTGTGGTACCTTAGTGGAGACGCCTGCTGAAATTCGGAAAGCATCCTTGAAAGGTTCAACTACTTATGATAGAGATTCAGAGCCTCCAAAATTCCATTCATGGCTTCCCAACACATCTATCAAGAAAATTCAGTTGGACAATCAACCTGATCAGCCTCCCACTCCTATCAAACTTTGTGAAGACTGGGGAAAGGAATCTGCTTCGCAAGAGCTGACACCTAGCAG CTGTATATCCAGCGTCAAGGTTCATGCTAATCAGTCAGAAAACGCAACATCAGTTTCACCTTTGGTTTCAACCACAGCCGTTCAGTGCAGGAACAAGTCTGTGCGCTTTGAAT ATGATTTGAGAGAATCTCTTGAGTTGCTTGAAACTGCAACTCCTAGGTCAGAAGGTGGGGTAAATGAAACTTCATCTGGGAAAGAGTTGAAGGCAGAAGCAAGCCAGTCTGCTTGGCTGAAGCCACAGCTCTCTACTCAGGATGAGAACAGTAAACTTTTTGACTCTGGTGCCACCAGAAGACCTCATTTTGGTAGAACTCCTGGGGACAGGCCTATAATTGGGATTGTTGCTGCTCACTGGAATGATGATGAGCCTTCTCATATTTCGCCTAAGTGGTGGGATGGGAATGGAATACCAAATTCGACCAATAAATACAAAGAG GATCAGAAAGTAAGTTGGCATGCTACACCATTTGAGGAGAGGTTAGAAAAGGCTTTGTCTGAAGAGAGCAACATCTCCCAAAG GAAGGATATATATGGGAAACCAATAGCTTTCGATGAGAACGAGGAAAATGATACTGCTCTTTCTCAGTTGCAATCTTCAGCCCATCCTAAGTCAGTGGTTTCATTTTAA